The bacterium genome has a window encoding:
- a CDS encoding ferredoxin, producing MKIRIDEETCIACGICSQMCPEAFEPREEDGIAVVIASEEELDNIECVQEAIDNCPTGAIIVEE from the coding sequence ATGAAGATAAGAATCGATGAGGAAACTTGCATTGCCTGTGGAATTTGTTCACAAATGTGTCCAGAGGCATTTGAGCCTCGCGAAGAGGACGGGATAGCAGTAGTAATAGCAAGCGAGGAGGAGCTTGACAATATCGAATGCGTCCAGGAGGCGATAGATAATTGCCCCACGGGCGCAATAATAGTTGAAGAATGA
- a CDS encoding DNA primase, producing the protein MINQKSDRGVFSQDFLERVVEATNIIAIYSKYTTLKKSGKNYMGLCPFHREKTPSFSVDPDRGLFYCFGCGKGGNIFTFLMEKEGFSFYEAVEYLAKQAGIPVPKRRGALSRNEAQNRAVEIAYEFFRKQLFSPSGEKARDYLSKRGIKSQLIREVGIGFAPEGWDNLLKYITTRRLDTKPFEEVGLLVRNPETGSVYDRFRNGIIFPIKSVSGRVVGFAMRTLDEDPEKPKYINSPDSTLYHKGKILFGLDRAKKAIRQKGFAVIVEGYFDVLSLWQAGIENVVAGCGTAFTTDHAQALLRFTDEAVLFFDGDDAGLAATYRALIPLLSSGFIAKIARPPEGLDPDDLARKFPKQKVEEIVGKATDWLEFSVEIARKTEAIETVEGKIRLVDRLAKYINAIGDEMTKALYTKRLAEKFELSESSVAKRIAKSKETKTFAEIDTASKTPVVSDKYAKIELELISMMIANPLVGEIVDEELFELYRGAVRVLKSQIDRQGSCSAEALTDVLEEKAMSYITKTLLSRKSAPTQKEAEIILNQLRKRRLEKEKEKLYLLMREAQKEGDTSRAAEISNKIAIIQRKILELR; encoded by the coding sequence ATGATTAACCAAAAAAGTGATAGGGGCGTTTTCTCACAAGACTTCCTTGAACGCGTAGTAGAGGCAACTAACATAATTGCTATATACAGCAAATACACTACCTTAAAAAAATCTGGCAAAAACTATATGGGTTTGTGCCCGTTCCACCGTGAGAAGACGCCCAGTTTTTCTGTAGACCCCGATAGAGGACTTTTTTATTGTTTCGGCTGCGGAAAAGGCGGCAACATTTTCACCTTCCTTATGGAAAAGGAAGGTTTTTCTTTTTACGAAGCAGTAGAATACCTCGCCAAGCAAGCCGGAATTCCAGTTCCCAAGCGACGAGGAGCTTTATCTCGCAACGAAGCTCAAAACAGAGCAGTCGAGATAGCTTACGAATTTTTCAGGAAGCAACTGTTTTCACCGTCGGGCGAGAAAGCGCGAGATTACCTCTCCAAAAGAGGCATAAAATCACAGCTTATAAGAGAAGTAGGGATAGGCTTCGCCCCGGAGGGGTGGGATAACCTGTTGAAATACATAACGACACGAAGGCTGGATACAAAGCCTTTTGAGGAGGTTGGTCTGCTGGTGAGAAATCCTGAGACAGGCTCCGTTTACGACCGGTTTCGCAATGGTATAATATTCCCCATAAAAAGCGTTTCAGGGCGTGTGGTTGGTTTTGCCATGCGGACACTTGATGAGGACCCCGAAAAACCAAAATACATTAACAGCCCAGATTCTACGCTTTATCACAAGGGCAAAATCCTTTTTGGGCTTGATAGGGCAAAAAAAGCGATACGGCAAAAAGGGTTTGCTGTGATTGTTGAGGGTTACTTCGATGTGCTATCACTCTGGCAAGCGGGTATTGAGAATGTGGTTGCTGGCTGCGGGACTGCATTCACCACCGACCATGCCCAGGCGTTGCTGCGTTTCACCGATGAAGCTGTGCTTTTTTTCGACGGCGACGATGCTGGCCTTGCGGCAACATATCGTGCGCTTATTCCATTGCTTTCAAGCGGATTCATAGCAAAAATAGCAAGACCACCCGAAGGTCTCGACCCAGATGATTTGGCAAGAAAGTTTCCCAAGCAAAAAGTAGAGGAGATAGTCGGTAAAGCCACTGATTGGCTCGAATTCAGCGTAGAAATAGCAAGAAAAACTGAAGCTATCGAAACTGTCGAGGGGAAAATAAGGCTTGTGGATAGACTCGCAAAATACATAAACGCTATTGGTGACGAAATGACTAAAGCCCTTTACACGAAAAGGCTGGCGGAAAAATTTGAACTTAGCGAATCCTCTGTGGCAAAAAGAATAGCCAAATCCAAGGAAACAAAAACATTCGCCGAGATTGATACAGCAAGCAAGACCCCCGTTGTATCTGACAAATATGCCAAAATAGAGCTCGAGCTTATATCGATGATGATAGCCAACCCACTCGTAGGGGAAATTGTTGACGAGGAGCTTTTTGAGCTTTATCGTGGTGCTGTGAGAGTTCTTAAATCTCAGATAGATAGGCAGGGGTCGTGTTCCGCTGAAGCGTTAACCGATGTTCTTGAGGAAAAAGCGATGAGCTACATAACGAAAACTCTTTTGAGCCGTAAAAGCGCCCCCACACAAAAGGAGGCAGAGATAATTTTAAATCAACTGAGAAAAAGAAGATTGGAAAAAGAAAAAGAGAAATTATATTTATTAATGCGCGAAGCTCAAAAGGAGGGGGACACATCCAGAGCAGCGGAAAT
- a CDS encoding OmpA family protein — protein MIFRWKIVFVFVAFLFLLFYGCAGKKELFIFRPVEIVEHSVKVDSRGFPENVTLYFCAEDFDPNKAVLIETVNDESDELDFTAVRAIKDTVGVLVFVEDYSGSMQALIGVADSIIKSVAEAFPRLKIGIVRFGKKAVWALPPTSGDKLKSIDLSKLPAPKPNGSSLAQGIFLALDSIPGKLGAIVVVSDASADAGFRLDDALWAAKLREIPMTILQIGGEVNPVLADITRQMDGFFLHSDDPYSLCDVLVGGWTIVYTPAVSDTDGSVHHVVLRWGAKKRIAQYKAPGTPKPKPVIVAKRDDVPIPHELIEGFRVPFLYPNNARLLRVGKAVLDSFIALLPKTNKPIKVVVEGYTCDIGNSRYNLDLSIRRAKVVANYLMRKSRTPLKFEVVGHGEDDPLVPNTSPENRRINRRVEVRVVPQSDEARMSKDGG, from the coding sequence ATGATTTTTAGGTGGAAAATAGTTTTCGTTTTTGTAGCCTTTCTGTTTCTGCTTTTTTACGGGTGCGCTGGTAAGAAAGAGTTGTTCATATTCAGACCTGTCGAGATCGTTGAGCACAGCGTTAAAGTTGACTCTCGGGGTTTTCCCGAAAATGTTACTCTTTACTTCTGCGCTGAGGACTTCGACCCCAACAAAGCCGTACTTATCGAAACAGTTAACGATGAATCCGATGAGCTCGACTTTACCGCGGTAAGAGCTATAAAAGATACCGTTGGCGTTCTCGTTTTTGTTGAGGACTACAGCGGGAGCATGCAAGCTCTGATAGGCGTGGCGGACAGCATTATAAAGTCGGTAGCAGAAGCTTTCCCAAGGCTAAAAATAGGCATAGTAAGGTTCGGGAAGAAAGCAGTTTGGGCTTTACCACCGACGAGCGGGGATAAACTAAAAAGTATTGACCTGAGCAAACTTCCAGCCCCGAAACCTAACGGTTCATCGCTTGCGCAGGGCATTTTTCTTGCGCTTGATAGCATACCCGGCAAGCTTGGAGCGATAGTCGTCGTATCCGATGCGAGCGCAGACGCTGGATTCAGGCTCGACGATGCACTATGGGCCGCAAAACTTAGAGAAATACCAATGACTATACTTCAGATAGGCGGCGAGGTAAACCCTGTCCTTGCGGATATAACCCGCCAGATGGATGGCTTCTTCCTTCACAGCGATGACCCGTATTCACTTTGCGATGTTCTCGTTGGCGGCTGGACGATTGTGTATACTCCCGCCGTGTCCGATACTGACGGCTCAGTTCATCATGTCGTGCTTCGCTGGGGCGCGAAAAAGAGAATAGCTCAATACAAGGCTCCCGGAACGCCGAAGCCAAAACCTGTTATTGTAGCAAAAAGAGATGATGTGCCTATACCACACGAGCTTATCGAGGGATTTAGAGTTCCCTTTTTATATCCTAACAATGCCCGCCTTTTGAGGGTAGGCAAAGCTGTGCTCGACTCTTTCATAGCTCTTTTGCCGAAAACCAATAAGCCAATAAAGGTCGTCGTTGAGGGATACACCTGCGACATAGGCAACTCAAGATATAATCTTGACCTTTCCATAAGGAGAGCGAAAGTCGTGGCGAATTACCTTATGAGAAAGTCGCGAACGCCGCTTAAGTTCGAGGTCGTGGGGCATGGTGAGGACGACCCTCTCGTGCCCAACACATCGCCTGAAAATCGCAGGATAAATAGACGAGTTGAAGTAAGAGTTGTGCCACAAAGTGACGAGGCTCGA